One Solanum lycopersicum chromosome 4, SLM_r2.1 DNA window includes the following coding sequences:
- the LOC101248962 gene encoding inositol phosphorylceramide glucuronosyltransferase 1 isoform X2, with protein MRISFLRFGVLFLLCNCLIGAYCSKSDEAYVTLLYGDEFLLGVRVLGKSIRDTGSTKDMVVLVSDGVSQYAKHLLQADGWIVEKISLLANPNQVRPKRFWGVYTKLKIFNMTTYKKVVYLDADTIVVKSIEDLFKCGKFCANLKHSERLNSGVMVVEPSEKVFNDMMSKVTTLPSYTGGDQGFLNSYYVGFANAQVYEPNLPSDVLNSRKVPEMERLSTLYNADVGLYMLANKWMVDEKELRVIHYTLGPLKPWDWWTSWLLKPVDVWQNVRVQLQESLPGTRGGKNSRDELLVKFLYLLPLLLIAFCYYRSFLQTQSLWHHIRQMYYKVRGGVLAYASVPPSAISSNQQLKMPTYLGAVSVCVCFAAALVSLGLPLLIIPRQVMPWTGLLLMYEWTFTLFFLLFGSYLHLVYQWGRVAANQPGQFPAHPVSLDYEPGKGHQRQQSCCDNEAWYYGLGMAFLAIAAPALPGVFGVTSLFLRLGLMVVGGLILTSFMTYASEHLSIRSFARGFEERNTPRSRSVCFLC; from the exons ATGAGAATCAGTTTTTTACGATTTGGGGTTTTGTTCTTGTTGTGTAATTGTTTGATTGGAGCTTATTGTTCCAAATCTGATGAAGCATATGTGACCCTTTTGTATGGCGATGAGTTCTTGCTTGGGGTTCGAGTACTTGGCAAGTCGATTAGGGATACTGGATCAACCAAAGATATGGTAGTTTTGGTCTCTGATGGGGTTTCTCAATATGCCAAACATCTACTCCAG GCAGATGGTTGGATTGTGGAGAAAATTAGCTTACTGGCAAACCCAAATCAAGTGAGACCGAAGAGGTTTTGGGGCGTCTACACAAagctaaaaatatttaacatgaCCACTTACAAGAAAG TGGTGTATCTTGACGCTGATACTATTGTTGTTAAAAGCATTGAAGATCTGTTTAAATGTGGGAAGTTCTGtgcaaatttaaaacattctgaGAGACTGAATTCTGGAGTCATGGTGGTTGAGCCAtcagaaaaagtttttaatgatatgATGAGCAAGGTGACCACTTTGCCTTCTTACACTGGAG GTGATCAAGGTTTTCTCAACTCCTACTATGTTGGGTTTGCTAATGCTCAGGTTTATGAGCCAAATTTGCCGTCAGATGTCTTAAATTCCAGAAAGGTTCCAGAAATGGAGAGACTTTCTACTCTTTACAATGCAGATGTTGGCCTCTACATGCTTGCTAACAAG TGGATGGTGGATGAAAAAGAACTTCGAGTTATTCATTACACACTTGGCCCGCTTAAACCGTGGGATTGGTGGACGTCTTGGCTGTTAAAACCTGTTGATGTCTGGCAG AATGTCAGGGTACAACTTCAAGAATCTCTACCTGGAACTAGAGGCGGCAAAAATTCCAGAGATGAACTTCTTGTCAAATTTCTTTATTTGCTTCCATTGCTTCTGATAGCATTTTGTTACTATCGGTCGTTCTTACAG ACACAATCACTATGGCACCATATCAGACAAATGTACTACAAGGTCAGAGGAGGTGTCCTAGCTTATGCCTCTGTTCCTCCATCTGCCATCAGCTCCAACCAGCAG TTGAAGATGCCTACTTATCTGGGTGCGGTATCTGTCTGTGTCTGTTTTGCTGCTGCTCTTGTGTCCCTTGGTCTTCCACTTTTAATCATTCCGCGCCAAGTAATGCCATGGACTGGTCTCCTCCTTATGTACGAATGGACATTTACACTTTTCTTCCTCTTGTTCGGAAGTTATCTGCACTTAGTTTATCAGTGGGGAAGGGTTGCGGCAAATCAACCTGGTCAATTTCCGGCTCATCCTGTATCTTTGGATTATGAACCTGGAAAAG GTCATCAGCGGCAACAATCATGTTGTGACAATGAAGCATGGTACTATGGGTTAGGGATGGCATTTCTTGCCATTGCAGCCCCAGCATTGCCTGGTGTTTTTGGAGTCACTTCTTTGTTTTTGAG GTTAGGTTTGATGGTCGTAGGCGGCCTTATTTTGACGTCCTTCATGACATATGCTTCAGAGCATCTATCGATTAGATCATTCGCGAGGGGCTTTGAAGAAAGGAACACACCAAGGAGTAGGAGTGtgtgtttcttatgttga
- the LOC101248962 gene encoding inositol phosphorylceramide glucuronosyltransferase 1 isoform X1: protein MRISFLRFGVLFLLCNCLIGAYCSKSDEAYVTLLYGDEFLLGVRVLGKSIRDTGSTKDMVVLVSDGVSQYAKHLLQADGWIVEKISLLANPNQVRPKRFWGVYTKLKIFNMTTYKKVVYLDADTIVVKSIEDLFKCGKFCANLKHSERLNSGVMVVEPSEKVFNDMMSKVTTLPSYTGGDQGFLNSYYVGFANAQVYEPNLPSDVLNSRKVPEMERLSTLYNADVGLYMLANKWMVDEKELRVIHYTLGPLKPWDWWTSWLLKPVDVWQNVRVQLQESLPGTRGGKNSRDELLVKFLYLLPLLLIAFCYYRSFLQTQSLWHHIRQMYYKVRGGVLAYASVPPSAISSNQQFPNGMQLKMPTYLGAVSVCVCFAAALVSLGLPLLIIPRQVMPWTGLLLMYEWTFTLFFLLFGSYLHLVYQWGRVAANQPGQFPAHPVSLDYEPGKGHQRQQSCCDNEAWYYGLGMAFLAIAAPALPGVFGVTSLFLRLGLMVVGGLILTSFMTYASEHLSIRSFARGFEERNTPRSRSVCFLC from the exons ATGAGAATCAGTTTTTTACGATTTGGGGTTTTGTTCTTGTTGTGTAATTGTTTGATTGGAGCTTATTGTTCCAAATCTGATGAAGCATATGTGACCCTTTTGTATGGCGATGAGTTCTTGCTTGGGGTTCGAGTACTTGGCAAGTCGATTAGGGATACTGGATCAACCAAAGATATGGTAGTTTTGGTCTCTGATGGGGTTTCTCAATATGCCAAACATCTACTCCAG GCAGATGGTTGGATTGTGGAGAAAATTAGCTTACTGGCAAACCCAAATCAAGTGAGACCGAAGAGGTTTTGGGGCGTCTACACAAagctaaaaatatttaacatgaCCACTTACAAGAAAG TGGTGTATCTTGACGCTGATACTATTGTTGTTAAAAGCATTGAAGATCTGTTTAAATGTGGGAAGTTCTGtgcaaatttaaaacattctgaGAGACTGAATTCTGGAGTCATGGTGGTTGAGCCAtcagaaaaagtttttaatgatatgATGAGCAAGGTGACCACTTTGCCTTCTTACACTGGAG GTGATCAAGGTTTTCTCAACTCCTACTATGTTGGGTTTGCTAATGCTCAGGTTTATGAGCCAAATTTGCCGTCAGATGTCTTAAATTCCAGAAAGGTTCCAGAAATGGAGAGACTTTCTACTCTTTACAATGCAGATGTTGGCCTCTACATGCTTGCTAACAAG TGGATGGTGGATGAAAAAGAACTTCGAGTTATTCATTACACACTTGGCCCGCTTAAACCGTGGGATTGGTGGACGTCTTGGCTGTTAAAACCTGTTGATGTCTGGCAG AATGTCAGGGTACAACTTCAAGAATCTCTACCTGGAACTAGAGGCGGCAAAAATTCCAGAGATGAACTTCTTGTCAAATTTCTTTATTTGCTTCCATTGCTTCTGATAGCATTTTGTTACTATCGGTCGTTCTTACAG ACACAATCACTATGGCACCATATCAGACAAATGTACTACAAGGTCAGAGGAGGTGTCCTAGCTTATGCCTCTGTTCCTCCATCTGCCATCAGCTCCAACCAGCAG TTCCCAAATGGTATGCAGTTGAAGATGCCTACTTATCTGGGTGCGGTATCTGTCTGTGTCTGTTTTGCTGCTGCTCTTGTGTCCCTTGGTCTTCCACTTTTAATCATTCCGCGCCAAGTAATGCCATGGACTGGTCTCCTCCTTATGTACGAATGGACATTTACACTTTTCTTCCTCTTGTTCGGAAGTTATCTGCACTTAGTTTATCAGTGGGGAAGGGTTGCGGCAAATCAACCTGGTCAATTTCCGGCTCATCCTGTATCTTTGGATTATGAACCTGGAAAAG GTCATCAGCGGCAACAATCATGTTGTGACAATGAAGCATGGTACTATGGGTTAGGGATGGCATTTCTTGCCATTGCAGCCCCAGCATTGCCTGGTGTTTTTGGAGTCACTTCTTTGTTTTTGAG GTTAGGTTTGATGGTCGTAGGCGGCCTTATTTTGACGTCCTTCATGACATATGCTTCAGAGCATCTATCGATTAGATCATTCGCGAGGGGCTTTGAAGAAAGGAACACACCAAGGAGTAGGAGTGtgtgtttcttatgttga